One segment of Streptomyces sp. TG1A-8 DNA contains the following:
- a CDS encoding cation-translocating P-type ATPase, with protein sequence MTSSTTETAPAPAGSFGVELRIGGMTCASCAARVEKKLNRMDGVSATVNYATQKARVTCSGDVRVADLIATVERTGYTAEEPPPPEPGPEAGAGPEAGAGPEAGAGPGPDRDGDPGLGALRQRLLVSALLAAPVVLLAMVPALQFDNWQWLSLTLAAPVVVWGGLPFHRAAWTNARHGAATMDTLVSVGTLAAFGWSLWALFLGDAGAPGLHDEFRFTVSRMDGASTIYLEVAAGVVALILLGRYLEARSKRRAGAALRALMELGARDVTVLRHEGGGEGPPAPREVRVPVASLAVGDRFVVRPGEKIATDGTVVEGVSAVDASMLTGESVPVDVGPGDRVTGATVNAGGRLVVEATGVGADTRLARMAKLVEDAQNGKAGVQRLADRVSAVFVPVVVLLALGTFAGRLTLTGDTAGAFTAAVAVLIIACPCALGLATPTALMVGTGRGAQLGILIKGPEVLESTRRVDTVVLDKTGTVTTGRMTLQEVYAADGEDEKQVLRLAGALEHASEHPVARAVAAGAGERVGALPGVDRFENVPGRGVRGRVEGHEVAVGRLYEELPPEIARARREAERAGRTAVPVGWDGRVRGLLAVADAVKGTSAEAVRELRALGLAPVLLTGDNRTVAEAVAREVGIDEVIAEVLPEDKVDVVRRLQGEGRTVAMVGDGVNDAAALATADLGLALGTGTDAAIEAGDLTLVRGDLRAAADAIRLARRTLTTIKGNLVWAFGYNVAALPLAAAGLLNPMIAGAAMAFSSVFVVTNSLRLRTFR encoded by the coding sequence ATGACGAGCAGCACCACCGAGACAGCGCCCGCGCCGGCCGGCTCCTTCGGGGTCGAGCTGCGCATCGGCGGGATGACCTGCGCCTCCTGCGCCGCACGGGTGGAGAAGAAGCTCAACCGCATGGACGGGGTGAGCGCCACCGTGAACTACGCGACGCAGAAGGCGAGGGTCACCTGCTCCGGGGACGTCCGGGTCGCCGACCTGATCGCCACCGTGGAACGGACCGGTTACACCGCCGAGGAGCCCCCGCCACCGGAGCCCGGACCGGAGGCGGGGGCCGGGCCGGAGGCGGGGGCCGGGCCGGAGGCGGGGGCCGGGCCAGGGCCGGACCGGGACGGGGACCCCGGGCTCGGCGCCCTGCGGCAGCGCCTGCTCGTCTCGGCGCTGCTGGCCGCCCCGGTCGTGCTGCTCGCCATGGTCCCCGCACTGCAGTTCGACAACTGGCAGTGGCTCTCGCTCACGCTGGCCGCGCCGGTCGTCGTCTGGGGCGGCCTGCCCTTCCACCGCGCCGCCTGGACCAACGCCCGGCACGGCGCCGCCACCATGGACACGCTGGTCTCGGTCGGCACGCTGGCCGCGTTCGGCTGGTCGCTGTGGGCCCTGTTCCTCGGGGACGCGGGCGCGCCCGGCCTGCACGACGAGTTCCGGTTCACCGTCTCCCGCATGGACGGCGCCTCCACGATCTACCTGGAGGTCGCCGCGGGGGTCGTCGCCCTGATCCTGCTCGGCCGCTACCTGGAGGCCCGCTCCAAGCGGCGCGCCGGGGCGGCCCTGCGGGCGCTCATGGAGCTGGGCGCCAGGGACGTGACGGTCCTGCGGCACGAGGGCGGAGGCGAGGGGCCGCCGGCCCCGCGCGAGGTGCGGGTGCCGGTGGCGTCCCTGGCGGTGGGCGACCGGTTCGTGGTCCGGCCCGGGGAGAAGATCGCCACCGACGGCACGGTCGTCGAGGGCGTCTCCGCGGTCGACGCCTCCATGCTGACCGGCGAGTCGGTGCCGGTGGACGTCGGCCCCGGCGACCGGGTCACCGGCGCCACGGTCAACGCGGGCGGCCGGCTGGTGGTCGAGGCGACCGGGGTCGGCGCCGACACCCGGCTCGCCCGGATGGCGAAACTGGTGGAGGACGCGCAGAACGGCAAGGCCGGGGTCCAGCGGCTCGCCGACCGGGTCTCCGCCGTCTTCGTCCCCGTCGTCGTCCTCCTGGCGCTCGGCACCTTCGCCGGCCGGCTCACCCTCACCGGGGACACCGCCGGCGCCTTCACGGCCGCCGTCGCCGTCCTGATCATCGCCTGCCCCTGCGCGCTGGGCCTGGCCACGCCGACCGCGCTCATGGTCGGCACCGGCCGCGGTGCCCAGCTCGGCATCCTCATCAAGGGCCCCGAGGTGCTGGAGTCCACGCGCCGCGTCGACACGGTCGTGCTGGACAAGACCGGCACCGTCACCACCGGCCGGATGACCCTCCAGGAGGTGTACGCCGCCGACGGCGAGGACGAGAAGCAGGTGCTGCGGCTCGCCGGCGCCCTGGAGCACGCCTCCGAGCACCCGGTCGCCCGGGCGGTCGCCGCCGGCGCCGGGGAGCGCGTCGGGGCGCTGCCCGGCGTCGACCGCTTCGAGAACGTCCCCGGACGGGGCGTGCGCGGGCGGGTGGAGGGCCACGAGGTGGCCGTGGGCCGCCTGTACGAGGAGCTGCCGCCGGAGATCGCCCGCGCCCGCCGGGAGGCCGAGCGGGCGGGCCGCACGGCCGTGCCGGTCGGCTGGGACGGGCGGGTCCGCGGTCTCCTCGCCGTCGCCGACGCGGTCAAGGGGACCAGCGCCGAGGCGGTGCGCGAGCTGCGCGCGCTGGGGCTCGCGCCGGTACTGCTCACCGGGGACAACCGGACGGTCGCCGAGGCGGTCGCGCGGGAGGTCGGCATCGACGAGGTGATCGCCGAGGTGCTCCCCGAGGACAAGGTGGACGTCGTGCGGCGCCTGCAGGGCGAGGGACGGACCGTGGCCATGGTCGGCGACGGGGTCAACGACGCGGCGGCGCTGGCCACCGCCGACCTGGGGCTCGCCCTGGGGACCGGGACCGACGCGGCGATCGAGGCCGGCGACCTGACCCTGGTGCGCGGCGACCTCAGGGCGGCGGCGGACGCCATCCGGCTCGCCCGGCGCACCCTCACCACCATCAAGGGCAACCTGGTGTGGGCGTTCGGCTACAACGTGGCCGCGCTGCCGCTGGCCGCCGCCGGGCTGCTGAACCCGATGATCGCCGGAGCGGCGATGGCCTTCTCCTCGGTCTTCGTGGTGACCAACAGTCTGCGGCTGCGCACCTTCCGCTGA
- a CDS encoding heavy-metal-associated domain-containing protein, whose protein sequence is MSAQTDTPGPVTTVYKVTGMSCGHCEGSVSGEISQIPGVGSVKAVASTGEVTVVSEAPLDDEAVRAAVDEAGFELAGRA, encoded by the coding sequence ATGAGCGCCCAGACCGACACCCCGGGCCCCGTCACCACCGTCTACAAGGTGACCGGCATGAGCTGCGGCCACTGCGAGGGCTCCGTCTCCGGGGAGATCTCCCAGATCCCCGGGGTCGGCTCGGTGAAGGCCGTCGCGTCGACCGGCGAGGTGACCGTCGTCTCCGAGGCGCCGCTCGACGACGAGGCCGTCCGCGCCGCCGTGGACGAGGCCGGCTTCGAGCTGGCCGGCCGGGCCTGA
- a CDS encoding AlpA family transcriptional regulator: MTDRRLWSYKDIAAHIRVQPDTVRSYRKHGLLPPPDHVEGGKPYWYADTVRAWVASRPGNRGRRDT, encoded by the coding sequence ATGACCGACCGAAGGCTCTGGTCGTACAAGGACATCGCGGCGCACATCCGGGTGCAGCCGGACACCGTACGGTCCTACCGCAAACACGGCCTGCTGCCCCCGCCCGACCACGTCGAGGGCGGCAAGCCCTACTGGTACGCCGACACCGTCCGCGCCTGGGTCGCCTCCCGGCCGGGCAACCGGGGCCGCAGGGACACCTGA
- a CDS encoding sugar phosphate isomerase/epimerase: MTSSPPSSLSRIRIGSAPDSWGVWFPDDPRQVPWRRFLDEVAASGYEWIELGPYGYLPTDPAVLAEETARRGLKVSAGTVFTGLHHGAAVWDDTWAHVSRVAALTRATGARHLVVIPAFWRDDRTGRILEPSTLTPEQWRNLTSLTERLGREVRERYGLTAVVHPHADTHIDSEENVTRFLDGTDSGLVSLCLDTGHYAYCGGDSVELIETYGERIGYLHLKQVDPQILADVRAQGTPFGPAVARGVMCEPPSGVPALGPVLEAAQRLDVDLFAIVEQDMYPCEPDRPLPIARRTRAFLRSCGA; the protein is encoded by the coding sequence ATGACGTCGTCGCCACCCTCCTCACTCTCCCGCATCCGGATCGGATCGGCGCCCGACTCGTGGGGCGTGTGGTTCCCGGACGACCCACGACAGGTCCCCTGGCGGCGTTTCCTCGACGAGGTCGCCGCGTCCGGCTACGAGTGGATCGAGCTGGGCCCCTACGGCTACCTCCCGACCGACCCGGCCGTACTCGCCGAGGAGACCGCCCGGCGCGGCCTGAAGGTGTCGGCCGGCACCGTCTTCACCGGCCTGCACCACGGCGCGGCCGTGTGGGACGACACCTGGGCGCACGTCTCCCGCGTCGCCGCGCTGACCCGGGCGACGGGCGCCCGCCACCTCGTCGTCATCCCCGCCTTCTGGCGCGACGACAGGACGGGCCGGATCCTGGAGCCGTCCACGCTGACGCCGGAGCAGTGGCGGAACCTGACCTCGCTGACCGAGCGGCTGGGGCGGGAGGTGCGGGAGCGGTACGGCCTCACGGCCGTCGTCCACCCGCACGCCGACACCCACATCGACAGCGAGGAGAACGTCACCCGCTTCCTCGACGGCACCGACTCCGGCCTGGTGTCGCTCTGCCTGGACACCGGGCACTACGCCTACTGCGGCGGGGACAGCGTCGAGCTCATCGAGACCTACGGCGAGCGGATCGGCTACCTGCACCTGAAGCAGGTGGACCCGCAGATCCTGGCCGACGTGCGGGCGCAGGGCACGCCGTTCGGGCCGGCGGTCGCCCGGGGAGTGATGTGCGAGCCGCCGTCCGGCGTGCCCGCGCTGGGTCCGGTGCTGGAGGCGGCGCAGCGCCTGGACGTCGACCTGTTCGCGATCGTCGAGCAGGACATGTACCCGTGCGAGCCGGACCGGCCGCTGCCGATCGCCCGGCGGACGCGGGCGTTCCTGCGCTCGTGCGGGGCGTGA
- the iolC gene encoding 5-dehydro-2-deoxygluconokinase, with protein sequence MGHDLITMGRIGVDLYPLQTGVPLARVTTFGKFLGGSATNVAVAAARLGRRAAVITRTGDDPFGTYAREALRGFGVDDRWVTPVAGLPTPVTFCEVFPPDDFPLYFYRRPKAPDLEIDVRDLDLDAVRGARIFWVTGTGLSEEPSRTATLAALAHRAGSGTTVFDLDWRPMFWQDPGAARPFYAEALRHATVAVGNLDEVEVATGVREPHEAARALLAAGVGTAVVKQGPKGVLAVTREGTTAEVPPLPVTVLNGLGAGDAFGGALCHGLLAGWDLETTMRYANAAGAIVASRLECSSAMPTPDEVAAALEAGAVR encoded by the coding sequence ATGGGCCACGACCTGATCACCATGGGGCGGATCGGAGTCGACCTCTACCCGTTGCAGACCGGCGTCCCGCTCGCCCGGGTCACCACCTTCGGCAAGTTCCTCGGCGGGTCGGCGACCAACGTCGCGGTCGCCGCGGCCCGCCTCGGCCGGCGCGCCGCGGTGATCACCCGCACCGGGGACGATCCGTTCGGCACCTACGCGCGCGAGGCCCTGCGCGGCTTCGGCGTCGACGACCGCTGGGTCACCCCGGTGGCCGGCCTGCCCACCCCGGTCACCTTCTGCGAGGTCTTCCCGCCGGACGACTTCCCGCTCTACTTCTACCGCCGGCCCAAGGCCCCCGACCTGGAGATCGACGTCCGCGACCTGGACCTGGACGCCGTGCGCGGGGCCCGCATCTTCTGGGTGACCGGCACCGGCCTGAGCGAGGAACCGAGCCGCACGGCCACCCTGGCGGCCCTCGCCCACCGCGCCGGGTCCGGTACGACGGTCTTCGACCTCGACTGGCGGCCCATGTTCTGGCAGGACCCCGGCGCCGCCCGCCCCTTCTACGCCGAGGCCCTGCGCCACGCCACGGTGGCCGTCGGCAACCTGGACGAGGTCGAGGTCGCCACCGGCGTCCGCGAACCCCACGAGGCGGCCCGCGCGCTGCTCGCCGCCGGGGTCGGGACGGCCGTGGTCAAGCAGGGCCCCAAGGGCGTCCTCGCCGTGACCCGCGAGGGCACGACCGCCGAGGTCCCGCCCCTGCCGGTCACCGTCCTCAACGGACTGGGCGCCGGGGACGCCTTCGGCGGCGCCCTCTGCCACGGGCTGCTGGCCGGCTGGGACCTGGAGACCACCATGCGGTACGCCAACGCGGCCGGCGCCATCGTCGCCTCCCGCCTGGAGTGCTCCTCGGCGATGCCCACCCCGGACGAGGTGGCCGCCGCGCTCGAGGCGGGAGCGGTGCGGTGA
- a CDS encoding deoxyribose-phosphate aldolase → MVHARVHHPEAVAEAAARRPRRPLLDGGGRLVIVAADHPARGALGVGDRNLAMANRAGLLERLCLALSRPGVDGVLATADILDDLLLLGALDHKVVMGSMNRGGLQGARFELDDRFTGHRPEDIERLGFDAGKLLLRIDYDDPGSLATLEATARAVDAMAARRLPVFVEPFISRRTPEGRLRNDLSAEAVIRSLAIASGLGGSSAYTWLKVPVTENPDDMARVMETSTLPAVLLGGDVGDSPGDRAAAYEKWRGALRLPTVRGLVAGRSLLYPADGDVAAAVDTAVGLL, encoded by the coding sequence CTGGTCCACGCCCGCGTCCACCACCCCGAGGCCGTCGCCGAGGCCGCCGCCCGCCGCCCCCGCCGGCCCCTGCTGGACGGCGGCGGCCGGCTGGTGATCGTCGCCGCCGACCACCCGGCCCGCGGGGCGCTCGGCGTCGGTGACCGCAACCTCGCCATGGCCAACCGCGCCGGCCTGCTGGAGCGCCTCTGCCTGGCGCTGTCCCGGCCCGGCGTCGACGGCGTCCTCGCCACCGCCGACATCCTGGACGACCTGCTCCTGCTCGGCGCCCTCGACCACAAGGTCGTCATGGGCTCCATGAACCGCGGCGGCCTGCAGGGCGCCCGCTTCGAACTGGACGACCGCTTCACCGGCCACCGTCCCGAGGACATCGAGCGCCTCGGCTTCGACGCCGGCAAACTGCTGCTGCGCATCGACTACGACGACCCGGGCTCCCTGGCCACCCTGGAGGCCACCGCCCGCGCCGTCGACGCCATGGCCGCCCGCCGGCTCCCCGTCTTCGTGGAGCCGTTCATCAGCCGCCGCACCCCCGAGGGCCGGCTGCGCAACGACCTGTCCGCCGAGGCGGTCATCCGGTCCCTCGCCATCGCCTCCGGTCTCGGCGGTTCCTCCGCCTACACCTGGTTGAAGGTGCCCGTCACCGAGAACCCCGACGACATGGCCCGGGTCATGGAGACCTCGACCCTGCCGGCCGTGCTGCTCGGCGGGGACGTCGGCGACTCACCCGGGGACCGGGCCGCCGCGTACGAGAAGTGGCGTGGCGCGCTGCGGCTGCCCACCGTGCGCGGCCTGGTGGCCGGCCGCTCACTGCTGTATCCGGCGGACGGCGACGTGGCCGCCGCCGTGGACACCGCCGTAGGACTGTTGTGA
- the iolB gene encoding 5-deoxy-glucuronate isomerase, giving the protein MTSTDLHLPRGATANARYAVDIGPEVAGWTYGSLRVTELPPGGSHAFTTGDSEWIVLPLEGACTVRVDDEEFQLLGRKSVFASVSDFAYAPRDARVLIASGAGGRFALAGAKCERRLPARYGPAPEVPVEQRGSGSCARRVRNFASADAFACDRLIAVEVVTPGGNWSSYPPHKHDEHRPGEECELEEIYYFEVDGPNGVGYQRVFPSREGGSDVLAEVRSGDAVLVPDGWHGPSIAQPGHDLYYLNVMAGPGGTREWRIRFHPDHVGTTGGYR; this is encoded by the coding sequence GTGACCAGCACCGATCTGCACCTGCCCAGGGGCGCGACCGCGAACGCCCGGTACGCCGTCGACATCGGTCCCGAAGTGGCCGGCTGGACGTACGGCAGTCTGCGCGTGACCGAGTTGCCGCCCGGCGGCAGCCACGCGTTCACCACCGGGGACAGCGAGTGGATCGTGCTTCCGCTGGAAGGCGCATGTACCGTTCGAGTGGACGATGAAGAGTTCCAACTCCTGGGCCGGAAAAGCGTGTTCGCGTCGGTGTCCGACTTCGCGTACGCGCCCCGGGACGCCCGGGTCCTGATCGCCTCCGGCGCGGGAGGCCGCTTCGCTCTGGCAGGAGCGAAGTGCGAGCGACGACTCCCCGCCCGCTACGGCCCCGCGCCGGAGGTTCCCGTCGAGCAGCGCGGCAGCGGCTCCTGCGCGCGCCGGGTGCGCAACTTCGCCTCCGCCGACGCCTTCGCCTGCGACCGGCTGATCGCCGTGGAGGTGGTCACCCCCGGCGGCAACTGGTCCTCGTACCCGCCGCACAAGCACGACGAGCACCGACCGGGCGAGGAGTGCGAGCTGGAGGAGATCTACTACTTCGAGGTCGACGGCCCGAACGGCGTCGGCTACCAGCGGGTGTTCCCCTCGCGCGAGGGCGGGTCCGACGTCCTCGCCGAGGTCCGCTCCGGCGACGCCGTCCTCGTCCCCGACGGATGGCACGGCCCGTCCATCGCCCAGCCCGGTCACGACCTGTACTACCTCAACGTCATGGCCGGCCCCGGCGGGACGCGGGAGTGGCGGATCCGCTTCCACCCGGACCACGTGGGGACGACGGGGGGATACCGGTGA
- the iolD gene encoding 3D-(3,5/4)-trihydroxycyclohexane-1,2-dione acylhydrolase (decyclizing) produces the protein MTAPTTTLTVAQALVRFLAAQYTERDGERRRLIGATWGIFGHGNVAGIGQALVEYADVMPYHQGRNEQAMVHAAVGYARQCNRLSTHAVTTSIGPGATNLVTGAALATVNHLPVLLLPGDVFATRPADPVLQQLEVPWAGDVSVNDTLRPVSRYFDRVTRPEQLIPSALQAVRVLTDPVETGAVTLALPQDVQAEAYDWPEEFFAERVWTVRRPAADPAELAEAVRAVRAARRPLVVAGGGVHHSRAEAALAGFAEATGIPVASTQAGKGSLRHDHPQDVGGIGHTGTATADGLARTADLVIGVGTRYTDFTTASGTLFGNPGVRFLNLSIAPFDAHKLAGLPLVADARAALGELTGALRAHGYRVADSYVEEYTGGKEHWEQRVDACFEAAGPDARPTQPQVIGALDALVDESDVIVNAAGSLPGDLHKLWRTRSRDQYHLEYGYSCMGYEIPAAIGVKLAAPERNVWALVGDGTYLMMPTEIVTAVQEGVAIKVVLVQNHGYASIGGLSEAVGAERFGTAYRFPAPDGTYTGAPLPVDLAANAASLGLRVLRARTVGELGAALAEARAADTATCVYVETETSDTVSGAPGAQAWWDVPVAETATRPSAVKARELYERHVSTRRRHV, from the coding sequence GTGACCGCCCCGACCACGACGCTCACGGTCGCCCAGGCCCTGGTCCGCTTCCTCGCCGCCCAGTACACGGAGCGGGACGGCGAGCGGCGGCGGCTGATCGGCGCCACCTGGGGCATCTTCGGCCACGGCAACGTCGCCGGGATCGGCCAGGCCCTCGTCGAGTACGCCGACGTGATGCCCTACCACCAGGGCCGCAACGAGCAGGCCATGGTGCACGCCGCGGTCGGCTACGCCCGCCAGTGCAACCGCCTGTCCACCCACGCGGTCACGACCTCCATCGGCCCGGGCGCCACCAACCTGGTCACCGGCGCGGCCCTGGCCACGGTCAACCACCTCCCGGTCCTGCTCCTGCCCGGCGACGTCTTCGCCACCCGCCCCGCCGACCCGGTCCTCCAGCAGCTCGAAGTCCCCTGGGCGGGCGACGTCTCGGTCAACGACACCCTGCGCCCGGTCTCGCGGTACTTCGACCGCGTCACCCGCCCCGAGCAGCTGATCCCGTCCGCGCTCCAGGCCGTGCGGGTCCTCACCGACCCGGTGGAGACCGGCGCGGTCACCCTCGCCCTGCCGCAGGACGTGCAGGCCGAGGCGTACGACTGGCCGGAGGAGTTCTTCGCCGAGCGCGTGTGGACCGTACGGCGCCCCGCCGCGGACCCGGCCGAGCTGGCGGAGGCGGTCCGGGCGGTCCGGGCGGCCCGCAGGCCGCTGGTCGTCGCGGGCGGCGGGGTCCACCACAGCCGTGCCGAGGCGGCCCTCGCCGGCTTCGCCGAGGCCACCGGCATCCCGGTCGCCTCCACCCAGGCCGGCAAGGGCTCCCTGCGCCACGACCACCCGCAGGACGTCGGCGGCATCGGCCACACCGGCACCGCGACCGCCGACGGGCTCGCCCGCACCGCGGACCTGGTGATCGGCGTGGGCACCCGGTACACCGACTTCACCACCGCCTCCGGCACCCTCTTCGGCAACCCGGGGGTCCGCTTCCTCAACCTCAGCATCGCGCCCTTCGACGCCCACAAGCTGGCCGGGCTGCCGCTGGTCGCGGACGCCCGCGCCGCCCTGGGCGAGCTGACCGGGGCCCTCCGCGCGCACGGGTACCGGGTCGCCGACTCCTACGTCGAGGAGTACACCGGGGGCAAGGAACACTGGGAACAGCGGGTCGACGCCTGCTTCGAGGCCGCCGGACCGGACGCGCGCCCGACCCAGCCGCAGGTGATCGGGGCCCTGGACGCCCTGGTGGACGAGTCCGACGTCATCGTCAACGCGGCCGGCTCGCTCCCCGGCGACCTGCACAAACTGTGGCGGACCCGCTCCCGGGACCAGTACCACCTGGAGTACGGCTACTCCTGCATGGGCTACGAGATCCCGGCGGCGATCGGCGTGAAGCTGGCCGCGCCCGAGCGGAACGTGTGGGCGCTGGTCGGCGACGGCACCTACCTGATGATGCCGACGGAGATCGTGACCGCCGTCCAGGAGGGTGTCGCGATCAAGGTCGTGCTGGTGCAGAACCACGGGTACGCGTCGATCGGCGGCCTGTCGGAGGCGGTGGGCGCCGAGCGGTTCGGCACCGCCTACCGCTTCCCGGCCCCGGACGGCACCTACACCGGGGCCCCGCTCCCCGTCGACCTGGCCGCCAACGCGGCCAGCCTCGGGCTGCGGGTGCTGCGCGCGCGGACCGTGGGGGAGCTGGGCGCGGCACTGGCCGAGGCGCGGGCCGCCGACACCGCCACATGTGTCTACGTGGAGACCGAAACGTCCGACACTGTGTCGGGCGCGCCCGGGGCCCAGGCCTGGTGGGATGTCCCCGTGGCCGAGACCGCGACCCGACCGTCGGCGGTCAAGGCGCGTGAGCTGTACGAACGACACGTCTCGACCCGACGCCGCCACGTGTAG
- the mmsA gene encoding CoA-acylating methylmalonate-semialdehyde dehydrogenase — protein MTRTVNHWIGGKAVEGASGTYGPVTDPATGAVTTRVAFASAEEVDAAVAAAKDAYRTWGHSSLAQRTGVLFAFRALLDAHRDEIAGLITAEHGKVHSDALGEVARGLEIVDLACGISVQLKGELSTQVASRVDVASIRQPLGVVAGITPFNFPAMVPMWMFPIAIACGNTFVLKPSEKDPSASVRIAELLAEAGLPDGVFNVVHGDRTAVNRLLEHPDVKAVSFVGSTPIARHIHATASAHGKRVQALGGAKNHMLVLPDADLDAAADAAVSAAYGSAGERCMAISAVVAVGAIGDALVERIRERAEKIRIGPGNDPASEMGPLITRAHRDKVASYVENAAAEGCEVVLDGTGFTVDGHEDGHWIGISLLDRVPTTAQAYRDEIFGPVLCVLRAETYEEGVALINASPFGNGTAIFTRDGGAARRFQLEVEAGMVGVNVPIPVPVGYHSFGGWKDSLFGDHHVYGNDGTHFYTRGKVVTTRWPDPADAPAGVDLGFPRNH, from the coding sequence ATGACGAGGACCGTCAACCACTGGATCGGCGGCAAGGCCGTCGAGGGCGCGTCGGGCACGTACGGGCCGGTCACCGACCCGGCGACCGGCGCGGTCACCACGAGGGTCGCGTTCGCCTCCGCCGAGGAGGTGGACGCCGCCGTCGCCGCGGCCAAGGACGCCTACCGCACCTGGGGCCACTCCTCGCTGGCCCAGCGGACCGGCGTCCTGTTCGCGTTCCGCGCGCTGCTGGACGCCCACCGCGACGAGATCGCCGGGCTGATCACCGCCGAGCACGGCAAGGTGCACTCCGACGCGCTCGGCGAGGTCGCGCGCGGCCTGGAGATCGTCGACCTGGCCTGCGGCATCAGCGTCCAGCTGAAGGGCGAGCTGTCCACCCAGGTGGCCAGCCGCGTGGACGTGGCCTCGATCCGCCAGCCGCTCGGCGTCGTCGCCGGCATCACGCCGTTCAACTTCCCGGCGATGGTCCCGATGTGGATGTTCCCGATCGCCATCGCGTGCGGCAACACGTTCGTGCTCAAGCCGAGCGAGAAGGACCCGTCGGCCTCCGTCCGGATCGCCGAGCTGCTGGCCGAGGCCGGCCTGCCCGACGGCGTCTTCAACGTCGTCCACGGCGACAGGACGGCCGTCAACCGCCTCCTGGAGCACCCGGACGTCAAGGCGGTCTCCTTCGTCGGCTCGACCCCGATCGCCCGCCACATCCACGCCACCGCCTCCGCCCACGGCAAGCGGGTGCAGGCCCTCGGCGGCGCCAAGAACCACATGCTGGTGCTGCCGGACGCCGACCTGGACGCGGCGGCGGACGCGGCGGTCAGCGCGGCCTACGGCTCCGCCGGCGAGCGCTGCATGGCGATCTCCGCGGTCGTCGCGGTCGGTGCCATCGGCGACGCGCTGGTGGAGAGGATCCGCGAGCGTGCCGAGAAGATCAGGATCGGTCCCGGCAACGACCCGGCCAGCGAAATGGGCCCGCTGATCACCAGGGCCCACCGTGACAAGGTCGCCTCCTACGTGGAGAACGCGGCGGCCGAGGGGTGCGAGGTCGTCCTCGACGGCACCGGCTTCACCGTCGACGGCCACGAGGACGGCCACTGGATCGGCATCTCGCTGCTCGACAGGGTGCCGACCACGGCGCAGGCCTACCGGGACGAGATCTTCGGCCCGGTGCTGTGCGTGCTGCGCGCGGAGACCTACGAGGAGGGCGTGGCCCTCATCAACGCCTCCCCCTTCGGCAACGGCACGGCGATCTTCACCCGGGACGGCGGCGCGGCCCGCCGCTTCCAGCTGGAGGTCGAGGCGGGCATGGTCGGCGTGAACGTCCCGATCCCGGTCCCCGTCGGCTACCACTCCTTCGGCGGCTGGAAGGACTCCCTCTTCGGCGACCACCACGTCTACGGCAACGACGGCACGCACTTCTACACCCGCGGCAAGGTCGTCACCACCCGCTGGCCCGACCCGGCCGACGCCCCGGCGGGCGTCGACCTGGGCTTCCCGCGCAACCACTGA